The Poecilia reticulata strain Guanapo linkage group LG13, Guppy_female_1.0+MT, whole genome shotgun sequence genome has a segment encoding these proteins:
- the hmgb1b gene encoding high mobility group protein B1b — translation MVKDPKKPRGKMSSYAYFVQTCREEHKKKHPDASVNFSEFSKKCSERWKTMSPKEKGKFEDMAKQDKLRYEREMKNYVPPKGQKKKRFKDPNAPKRPPSAFFLFCADFRPKVKGESPGLSIGDTAKKLGEMWNSLSGEEKQPYEKKAAKLKEKYDKDIVAYRTKGRVDSAPAAAANDDEEDDEEEGDEEEEEEEEDDDE, via the exons ATGGTGAAGGATCCCAAGAAGCCCCGGGGCAAAATGTCCTCATATGCCTACTTTGTGCAAACCTGCCGAGAGgagcataaaaagaaacatcctGATGCCTCTGTCAACTTCTCAGAGTTTTCCAAGAAATGCTCTGAACGATGGAAG acaatGTCACCAAAGGAAAAGGGAAAGTTTGAAGACATGGCCAAACAGGACAAGCTGCGTTATGAGAGGGAAATGAAGAACTACGTGCCCCCTAAGGGCCAGAAAAAGAAGCGATTCAAGGACCCAAATGCCCCAAAGAGACCACC GTCTGCGTTCTTTCTCTTCTGCGCTGACTTTCGCCCCAAGGTTAAAGGTGAGAGTCCTGGACTCTCCATTGGGGACACGGCCAAAAAGCTTGGAGAAATGTGGAACAGCTTGtctggagaagaaaagcagcCGTACGAAAAAAAGGCTGCCAAGCTGAAGGAGAAATATGACAAG GATATTGTGGCATACCGCACAAAGGGCAGAGTGGATTCAgcaccagctgctgcagccaatGACGATGAGGAGGACGATGAAGAGGAaggagacgaggaggaggaagaggaagaagaagacgatGATGAGTAA